TCTGAAGGAAGAACCGTGACAAGATTTGGTTTGTTGTccttgaatttattattgatgctgtttaatatgtaaaaaaaagtgtaataattaaataattatcaaaatgtaattgtaaatggaaaattagatgaactgtatataaataaaaaccaggTACTTATATTAGCTACTTACATATCAGCATTAGCAACGTATTTGTCATTCAATCTAGTTGCACTACCAGCCCCATGTAATATCtaacatgaaaataaatgttaacattttttttttttgttaaaaccatactaatataaatactaaactatatttaatatcataggCACCACCAGGAATTTTGTCAGAGGGGTGCATTGTGCATAGTATACgctgatttataaataatacttaaattatttaagttaaatatgaataaatatgacaataccattcaatttttttcattgttttcaaaattttttttttgtaagtgcACCCTCCCTGCCCCTCTTCGCGGCGcctttgtttaatatttaatatatttaaatatacttttgtttgaatagtttaattttaaaattccttcTCATTTTATCATAACCTAAACTACATAGGTACCTTAAAAACCTAGTAATCATATGAATTATCCAACCTACTTATTGGCGTTTACTAgggaatgtttttttatattacagatCTCGTCCAAAAATTcactgattttttaaattattttaaataattggtggcttattataatatttaaaattatatatatataattttagaaaatttcactcaattttttttattgtacatgtCTCTGGTTCTGCTAAAAAGAATATATCATTcatgcttttttttaatagtcttcataaaatcataattaaacatattttttcaatatctatttaaatttagtatgcatttattttatatttatagccctattcaaatttgtaatattgttattaatttatagtaatataaattatttaaataaataattatccatACATCAGACATGGAGTCATTGTGTTTATTTGCAGCATGGCGCCCATATGTAGGTTTGTTTCTGTATCCATTTGTACTGTAACATAAAgaatcaaatacaataattgttaatttttataaaaggtattttacattataataataaatacattttataattaaattattacctaataactataataatagaataggtaatgatatcataaataggtatctattttttttttttaataaaaaataccttaCCTATCATATTTATCTTTTAGTTGTGTTaatcctaaaataataatagaaaaaatagttaaaaatatgtgatatGGGTAGCCATGATATTagcaataatagtttattaactatacagTACCTGGAGTATCAAAAAATTCTTCAAATATTACGAAATTGTTTCCTTGATCTACTAACTTTTTAagtgaataatgtttttgcataaattgtaacatttttttcgaaGGTTTATCTATAGCTAATTGTTTTGCTTCTAACTCATTATCCTAAAATGTAAGAgctgttacaatattatgttaaatgagtaaagaaaatattcaagtcATATTACCTTTAACATGTGttcaaatagtttatttcCATATCCTTGACGTTGTCTAGTTTCATGAATGTAAAAGTCAAGTAAACAATACACCATGGCTTCAGAGCGAGAAccttttttgtcaaaaagatataattttttccatcccattttcaaaattccaacaataacaaatgttctataaatgttatattaatgattactGATTAGTGTATATTGTAGGTAATAGTGTTaggcaataaatattttcttacatctaaatatataatatcagtgG
This sequence is a window from Rhopalosiphum maidis isolate BTI-1 chromosome 1, ASM367621v3, whole genome shotgun sequence. Protein-coding genes within it:
- the LOC113548079 gene encoding alpha-tubulin N-acetyltransferase 1-like, with translation MEFKFDIKDLAEGGIVKIDHSLTPFGFEDDENLQKKVAMIIDEMGKASARAQDLKMPITTAEKLSKSDHIIYLLSEQTNEETFVIVGILKMGWKKLYLFDKKGSRSEAMVYCLLDFYIHETRQRQGYGNKLFEHMLKDNELEAKQLAIDKPSKKMLQFMQKHYSLKKLVDQGNNFVIFEEFFDTPGLTQLKDKYDSTNGYRNKPTYGRHAANKHNDSMSDILHGAGSATRLNDKYVANADIINNKFKDNKPNLVTVLPSEKDVNDTINGKKGAPPKLDLKFYHSHLW